TGGCCGTGAGATTGAAGGAAGGGGTTGTTTTCCCGACGGGGTTGCGGTGGGTGTGCCTAAAGGATTTTTGAAAATTCTCCGTCTAATGAAAGAAATAATAAAGTTAacaatattaagtttaaaaacaCGTATCAAAGAAGAGTCATTGAGAAGACACAAAATTTAGAGACACCAGACACCAGACCTGTGGCGTGATTGCGCACCCAAAAACtcattgaaaacccaaaaaaacataAACTCGAAGAAAAAGTGGATAAAAAGGAAACCGAAACTAAAAAGTGCAATTGTGCCAGTATCACTCAGAGTCCCCGACTCCATGGTGCCCTTAACGCCTTGCGGTGAAACACCTGGAAGTTTCATATATCTGTATATGATGATGCTGTCAAGAGCTCAAAATTCGACGTGTTTTTATCCAGGTATGTGTAATACGGACAACCAAAAGGGCAAACACAGAAGGATCAGATATTAAAACAGCTTTTAGATTTCTTAcattcatttcttttcttttacaaattaTACATATAgcaattatatatgtatatattatttaGTATGTAAGTAAtactaaatttaatataatttcacgtattattttctaaatattttataattgaGAAGTAATTTGGAATGAAACATCCCTACACAACGTAGTCAAAAGTTTGTCGAAGATACTAAATAAAGAACTTCAATTTTGGTAGAGGTCAAAGCTTTTTCAGCAACGAACAATTTCGTCTTGTACTTATGTGAGTATTTGGGAGACTGATTGATCATTATCTTTGATCCCTCGCATTGAGAAAGTGAAACTGTCAACCACAAATGTGACAATTCGTCTCTAGTTTTAcgaatttattaattttaaaaaaatgaattgacaaaaatgccctagaggcgagattgttgactttagCTGACCGTCTTTTACTAACGCATATGAGCTATTATTTTATCGTATTCTTAAATTACTCGACGGTACGAACGCGTAGGTACAAGAGGAAGCAAATTTGGAGTTACAGTTAAAATTTTACAGACCTACGAACATgaagggcattttggtaatttcacaTCATAgggatatttttctattttgtctttTGTACATTGCTTTGTGAGCCAATGGGGTCCCCTAATCTCCCGgacctctctctcttccaactctcatttctctctctctctctctcatctctcatctgtctttcttctctctttccctcAAATTATCCCTCTCTTTTCTCTGTAAAAACAATGGAGTCGAGCAGCAGCACCACCACTTCGCCCTACTCCGACGAACCTCACGACAAAACCACCACCATATCATCACCATCAACCTCGTAGAAGACCACCACTCTTGTACCTAGTTTGCTCAAAACACCCAAGTGGAAAAATGGAACTGCAGAGTGACTTTTATCACTATTCACTCATTTCTCTGACCATGGTGAGCCTTGAGACCTTCAAATCCCTCTTATTTTGAATCTCCTATGTTGTTTTAACCTTAAAAATGAGTTTGGGGGACGATTTGATGCAGAACACACACTGGGAGGATTTTCCCTTAGTTTTCCGATGACTGACCAGCCACCTTTAGGCCATTTTTCTGGCCAACACCGATGTTAACTTGGCCCCACTTTGGTATGGTTTTGTTCCCTACATTTCTAACttcacatttatttttaaatcatCGAATTTGGTTGCAAATCGAGCTCAAAATGAACTCTGGACGTTAGCCCTACAATCTGCAAAACTGCAGATTTCTTAAAGAAGGCGCGTGAACCGTGGGCCGCCATTGTGAGTGGCGCATGCAGTGCGTGGCTATTAGTGCAACCATCTTGTTGCGGTGTGTGCGATGTGTAGAGGAACCCGAGGTCCCTCTTTAGGTTTCTCGAAGTGCCGAATCCAAATCTGCCATTCATTTTTCGAAATTCTACCGTTTTAAAATAGTTCCTTTATTAGCTGTACTTTGTACGAAAACACGTTTATACGTTAGTATGTTACATATTTATGTAaatagttttgtttctaggtgaAACGCATCGTGAGGACTCTTGATGTCACAAGGTGGGTTCGACTTCATGTCATGATTTATGAGtggttctttgttttttttaatattttatatttatttagtttccatttacGTAATTGATAAAGAATTTTCTAAAATACGCTTAGTTTAGACTAATGTTTTTAAGAATTAGAGTATTAacgaaatttatgaaatttccATAAATTATACGGCACACACATTTATGCATACTTTGATGTGATGCCTTAATATGAAACATTCTCACCAGTTTCCACCAAAGACTCATTCAGGTTTGTAATGGCTTTAGTTGCTCACTATGatttatttcttcatcaaatcgATGTCAAAACAGCCTTTTTAAATGGCAAAGTTGAGGAAGAGATATATATGCGACAACCCGAAGGATTTatcaaagaaggagaaagggaGTTAGTCTGCAAACTTAAGAAATCCATATATGGATTAAAGCAGGCATCTAGACAATGGTATCTAAAATTTGATGAATTTATGCAATCACATGGTTTTATTGAAAACTCTGAAGATGAATGCATTTATGTCAAGTCTAGTGGGAGACATTTCATCATCTTAGTactttatgtagatgatatatTAATTGCAGGCACTGATTTGAGTCTGTTGCAAGAGACAAAAATCTTGTTGAGTGACAACTTTAAGATGAAGGACATGGGAGAAGCTTCATATGTCCTTGGAATTGAAATTACACGTGACAGGAAGAGAAGTCTACTTCGTCTTTCGCAAAAGGGTTACATTAACAAGATTCTGAAAAGATTTAATATGTCAAATTGCAATGGAAGTGAAGTGCCAGTTACTAAGGAAGATAAATTAAGCAAAGAACAATCTCCAAAAACTGACattgagaagaaagaaatggATGACAAGCCATATGCCTCAGTGGTGGGTAGCTTAATGTATGTGCAGGTATGCACTAGACCTGATATATCTTTTGCATTGACCTTATTGGGGAGGTTTCAGTCAAATCCGGGACAAGCACATTGGATTGCAGCCAAAAAGGTGATGAGATACTTGCAGAAAACCAAAGACTATAAGCTGGTTTATGGGAAGGGCACAGACTTGGAAATAGTTGGTCATTGTGACTCGGATTTTGCAGGATGTCAAGattcattaaaatcaacatcaaactacatattcatgatgGTAGGAGGTGCTATTTCTTGGAAAAGCATGAAGCCAAAGAACATAGCGATGTCCACAGTGATGGCTGAATACATGGCATGTTTTGAAGCTACTTCACAAGCTGTGTAGATTGGCAAATTCATAGAAAGGATGAATGTGCTGAGAATTGTTGCTAGACCACTGCATATCTTTTGTGATAACACTCCAGCTGTTTTCTACTCCAAGAATAATAAGAGGTCTTCAGGgaccaaacacatgcatatcAAGTACAGACTCATCAGAGAGAAGATCAAACAAGGTTTTGTCAAGGTTAGCTACATTGACACTGTATCAATGCTTACGGATCCCTTGAATAAAGCATTACTAGTTGCAACTTTTAAGCAGCACATAAAGAATATGGGTTCGATTGTAGATCTCGATATGCTAAGTTAGTGGGAGTAGATGCTATTAGTTAGTTTTTGCACTGAATAAGTGAGTTGTTTTTTTCACAAGGATTCTATGGATTGTAGTTTTGTTACTAGAAGATTTTGAATTCATAAACATGTTTTCTGATTAAGTGTTCGCATAGggtaatatatatacatgcacaTAGGTAGATAATATCTGCATTATGTGATTTTACCATACATGTTTTAAATCACAAGAAGGATGTGATCACTCATTGAGTGACACATACTTGTATCGACAAGTTTACAGGTTTGTTTAAAGCATAAAGTGTAGTCGCATGGTTACAATAAAGAGGATTTGAGATGATATAGGGAAAGAGAAAATTACAATTATGAATTCCTCTCTCAATCATAATTATATGGTGTTTTTCATGTAGGTAATGCATTCAACATGTGTGATTATGAAGATTATGAGTTATGATTACTTTACAATCTTGTTATTTCCATGTTGAATGGGTTATCTGACAGAAACTTGAATAAGGATGGGATATAATCATTGCACATGGCCATTAAAGTTATATTAGTCTCTAATCTAAGACAAAACATGAGCATTACATTTTGTAGACCAAATGGGAGAATGTTGGACTTGCCCGACATAAATCAACCTTGGTATGGTCTACTACATGTAATAGGAATGTATCATTAGAGAATAATATATATTGTGATTAGATTACCCAAAAGATATCAATCTTATATATTATGAGTCTTATATAGGAAATATAACTGATGAAATCCTTATACGATTATGATTATGATTATGATATATTACTTGAAGGCCAAGAAAGTAGATTTTATGTTTCCTTTATGGATGGAACTTAAAGTTTTTGGCCTATATATATACCGGTCCCTATGAACCCTAAAAATACACGACAACAGCTTCCCATAGAGCATTGTGTTAAAGTTAGGAATTCATAGAAGGCTTGGTATTGTTTTCTCTCGGTGCAAGTTGTTTCCATGGCTGCTGCAGGCAATACATCAGGTTAGAGTTCTTTCATGTTTACGTACTATTATCATGCATGCAGTGTTTTAGTTATATAACCTCAATAAGATAACATAACCCTTTACAATATTGTTGCCGGTAGTGTTGAGCGCATTGACAAAGAAAGCTTTgctttcttgtgcatttgttaGTGCTAATTTAAGAATGGTTGTGTCAAGATCTTTGAGATTAGATGTTAATCTAGTTGGAATATCTTTCCAAAGAGATTTTACGCGTCGCTTATAGTTGTAGCCGAATTGGTCTTGGGTTTGCTTGCAAACACTTTTAATTAATGAAGACGCCCCCCTGCATTTGCAAATGGTGTCGGAGACGATGAGAGACATGAGAGTAAGGATGCAATGAAAGTTGTATATCTGATTGAGGAGTCCAATATTGCTCAAGGAGTATGTTTCTTAAATTGATGCTAAAGTGATTATAAAGtatttgtttggtttaagtAATGGATGAATGGAGATCATATTATAAACAACTCAAGGAGAGCGTATGGGTCTAAATTTAGGAGCGCAGGAGGTAAAGAAACTCATTTCCTTTGACGTGTTTAGTTTTCCGGTCCTTCAGTTTTTGTTGTTTCTCTAACGTACTAACTGATAACACACTGGATGCAAACCACCTAACCTATTCTAGTTTAATTAACCAGCTACTCATTTCTAGAAACTCCAACATAACCAAAAGTGATGCATTCTTATCAAaaggatttttttaattagatcACAAGGATTAATTTAAgtcatttcatttgttttttttacaaattcattTAGATCCATATTTATTTATCAATATATATCATGTTAGAAgaccaaaaaattcaaattgatAGTATTAGAGGAGTATCTTGTAGCCTATTTGGTAATGTTCGGTTAGCAGCTTAGGAGGACCGAGCCCTATTAAGCGAGGTTACAATAGGCAGCCTACAGGCGAGAGGACATGGACCCCTGACCCCGAAGTCCAACACCTCGTCTGGCCTCCGAAGAGTTTATCCAACCTAAGGGTTAtgggttataacattcaaacCTGGGCTTTATACCATTCAAAGGAATAATCAAAAGGGCAATCCGGAAATCTACTGAGGGAGCATAGTcaagaaattttgtttttgatttccaAACATATTTTGTTCACACCAATGTTTTAAACATCGCTAGGTCATTATCGAGCGGCGGGTAGAGTCGAAATTGGTGGCCTAGGATTTTTCTGtcttatttaaatttattatatgacATACAAATGAGTGcatattatatttaaaaaataaataaaaattatacttgtaatGGGGAaacttaaaatgcaaaatataaatataaataatttataaagtactacaatttattgaaaacatcAAAGAACTATTGCAAAGAGAGAACACATTGCATTTTGGGTTTCCTTTTTTCTGTCTGGGAAAGGGTGAGTCAAGACTcaatatcaaataaaaaaccaaaatgaaaacCTATTCCACCTAACACACGTAGATGCCATACCTGATTTTCTAACCGTCTAGTAATTAATCATGATGCTGACCAGCTGCCTAGACTGCTTTTTAGAACATCGATTCACATTGCTTTCACCATTTCTCCATCACCTGTCTTCATTCATCTTCAGATCACATATTTTTCATCAAtctatataattaaaaataaaattaaaaacttaaaacaaattgGTTATCAAACTAGCTCttaagttttgattttgtaCGAAAATGTAGTGAAGGCTTACAGAAACCTAATGTATTCCACTGTCGATGTCGAAGCCCATATAGAAAGTTATCAATTTGTTTTTGCTACAACAGATGTGATCGATTTTAAGGTTTTATTAGTCTCTAAAAGTGATATACGACTTGCTGGAATGCATCCACCAGTTTTCCAATTGTGGAAAGTACTACCCTTCGCTTCTAGGAGAGTCAGCATATTGGCACCGGACCTTGAGTTGGAAGTGGTGTGGTGGTGCGCGATCCTTTTTTTTGAGTTGTTGAAATTCCCATCAATAAATTATGTCTCCTTTTTGCATGGAGAGAGATAAGGACGAGATTCCCACCGCATCGCGGCAATTCAATTACTGAGCCAACTTCGTCTATGAACTCAAGTCTTCCTTTTGATCCATGTACCCTATCAACGGAAGGGTGCACGATAAACCAGACTTTAGATCTCTTTCTTGCCAATTGACTTTTTCTTCGTGTGATTGTATACCTAAAACTTATTGAAAGCTGAAAGCAGTAGAAaagtggagaaaaaaaaatccaaacctcAAGTTATATAATGCACAATGCCATTCTCGTATATGCACAATGCCATGCgttcttttcttcatcttttcaaatttgaataatCAACACAGGATTATAGTTTGAAAGTTTCCACTAATGATGTCAAGATTAAACATGCATAGCATATTGTGTTCCTAACTATTCAACGTTTAGTACTGGGTATATGTGTAGTATGGACAACCAAAATAGCAACACAGAAGGATTCAATATTAAAAcagctttttgttttcttacattaatCTTTCATTCTTGTCTTTccttttacaaattaaatatactgtaattatatgtatattattcGGTATTTAAGTAATGCATATTGAATTTAATACATGGTTCACATATCTCTTCTAGATATGGAATAGCTGGGAACAGGGCCGGCCCTGAGATTTCAGGGGTTCTGTGCGAAAGTCAATTGAGGCCCTAAAAAGTacttaagaattttttttttttttttgttcaaaaaaataattttagtttcCATTTGAGTTTCTTTAAATTCTAATAgcacaaacaaatttaacaaatcaatAAGTGGAAAGGTGGCGTATTGTTTTTCCTTAACTATTTAGAGGGTCAAGGTTCGAATTTTCATATTATTATgtgaaatttttatattattttgtgaaagcttatgcatttaataaaaataaattgaaaaaaaaagatggagacaAGTTTCTAACCCATCACCTAGGCCAATGTAAAGAAGATGTAATACCACTTGCACTTAGACTCATGTTTATAATGTTCTACACGTACtgctatatatacgtatatacatgcaaatttgaaaaatcgGGGGCCTTTCCGATTTGGGGGCCCTGTGCGGTGGCACCACTTGCACCCCCCTATGGGCCGACCCTGGCTGGGAAGTATTGAGGAATGCAACATCCCTATATAACATAGTCAAGAAGTTTGTCGAAGACACTAAATCAAGAAGTTCAATTACGGTAGAGGTCAATGCTTTTTCGCAACAAAcaatttcatcttgtacttaTGTGAGTATTTAGGAGACTGATTTGTCATTATCTTTGATCCCCCACATTGAGAAAGTGAAGCCGTCTACCGCAAAATCATATGAATCTGCACATCGTTTTACTGTTCCAGAGCCCTTAACAATATTGTTGCCGGTGGTGTTGAGTGTATTGACAAAGAAAGCTTTGCTTTGTTGTGCATTTGTTAGTGCTAATTTAAGAATGGTTGTGTTAAGATCCTTGAGATTAGATGCTAATCGTGTTGGGAAATCTTTCCAAAGAGATTTTATGCATCGCTTGTAGTTGTAGCCGAATTGGTCTTGGGTTTGCTTGCAAACACTTCTAATTAAAGAAGATGCTATTGCATTTGCAAATGGTGTTGGAAACGATGAGatactgttgaccctaaaaattacaaagcctacgtggtgcGCAGTCAGAGTAACTAATGAGCAAACTACGTTCTTCGATTGATGCGAGGCGTGCCGACTCTTCAGCCGAGCCTGGTCGAGGAGTGCAATTTgctgatgttgcgttgagcgcgttgctgacttcttgatcctGCGATTgcagccgaggaaggaacaagtctcggcctttggattctcgagcttgaagacaagcccgctagttctgcgaagttcacgaatcgtcagTGCTGAATttggtcacagtgattatattcgtgagagtataagcacatcgaatcgacaccaaactatatgggcacaagtactcaaaggaaATATAtatcttgatggtaaatgtggttcggctgtCAGAATGTCGAACTCTGAAAcccacttgtgagtatccaatcataaaatcactcggcgttcaacGTGCCAAATGTAGTGCTGttaaga
This genomic stretch from Pyrus communis chromosome 2, drPyrComm1.1, whole genome shotgun sequence harbors:
- the LOC137724804 gene encoding LOW QUALITY PROTEIN: uncharacterized protein (The sequence of the model RefSeq protein was modified relative to this genomic sequence to represent the inferred CDS: substituted 2 bases at 2 genomic stop codons), with amino-acid sequence MRTLDFSIGYATFIASLLLCFVIFRVNSISSFPTPFANAIASSLIRSVCKQTQDQFGYNYKRCIKSLWKDFPTRLASNLKDLNTTILKLALTNAQQSKAFFVNTLNTTGNNIVKGSGTVKRCADSYDFAVDGFTFSMWGIKDNDKSVSXILTXVQDEIVCCEKALTSTVIELLDLVSSTNFLTMLYRDVAFLNTSQPGI